GCATTGCTAACATTGTGGCATGTAAAATATTGAGCTGATCAATTTCTGAAACGGAAGCTCGAGCGATATTCCAAGCTAAGGCTTTTTCTTTAATCACTTCAAAAAGATATTCACGTTTTTTTTCACTTAATTTTTTTGAGTCTGCTAGACCTTCAATAGGATTATTGGGGTCTAAAATAACCGCTGCGGTAACGACATCACCACATAATGGGCCTCTGCCAACCTCATCAACACCAGCTATGAAACTTACATCGGGATAGATAAACATTAATGATTTACTCCTATAACATCTAAAACAGCTTTAGCAGCCTGCTCATCGGCATGACAACGAATTTGTTGGTGTAATGTTAAAAAAGTTTGTTTTAAGACAGTATTATCACCTGTTAGCAATGGTAGGATTTGTTTAGCGATATTTTCAGGAGTGCAATCATTTTGTAACAATTCAGGTACAATGGCTTTTCCTGCTAAGATATTGGGTAATGACACATATTTAGTTTTAACTAATTTTTTTGCTAACCAGAAAGTAAAAGGTTTCATTTTATACCCTACAACCATTGGGCATTTTGCTAGCATACATTCTAAAGCTACAGTGCCGGATGCTAATATCGCAGCATCACTGGCGATCATCGCTTCACGAGCTTGACCATCAAGCAAATGTAATTCTAAATCAGGTGCAATTTGCGATTTAATTTTTTCGAATTCTTGACGTCGTTTAGCATTAACCAAAGGCACAAGTACATATAAATTAGGGATCGTTTGTTTAATTAATTGTACAGCTTTGATGAATGGTTCAGATAAAAGTGTCACTTCTGCATGACGGCTACCTGGTAATAATGATAAAACGTTTACATTTGACGGTATATTGAGTTGCGATCTAATTTTAGCCTGATCTGGATTGAGAGCGATATCATCTGCCATTTTATGACCGATAAATTGACACGGCACTGAGTATTTATCGTAAAAGACCTTTTCAAAAGGTAAAAATGTTAAAATTAAATTGGTATTATGTTTAATTTTATAGACACGTTTTTGCTTCCATGCCCATACCGAAGGGCTAACATAATGAATGGTTTTTATCCCATTTTGTTTAAGTTTTCCTTCCAGACTAAGATTGAAATCAGGCGCATCAATTCCAATAAATACATCAGGTTTCAGTGCTATAAGCCTTTGGGTAAGCTGTTTACGAATAGCAAGGATACGTTTTAATTTACCGAGTACTTCAACAATTCCCATAACGGATAACTCTTCCATTGAATACCATACTTCGCAGCCTTCAGCTTGCATATTGGGACCGGCAATACCAACGAATTTGATATTTGGATAATGCGCTTTTAACGAACGTATTAAACCAGCGCCAAGAATATCACCAGAAGTTTCACCTGCAACAAGTGCGATAGTAAGGGTAGGTTGAGGATGGTTAATTGTCATATTTTTTAAATAGCTTATTAAAATTTTATTGGAGAAGAGGCAATATTAAGGTTTGCCTCTATATTTTTTAACGAATGATGCCGCGAGTTGAACGTGCAAAAAAATCAATAAATAGTTTTACTTCAGGATGAGATTGTGCGATTTGGTCAATATTGTTTTTTGCTTCTTCAAAAGATAAACCATTACGATATAAAGCTTTGTAGCTGTTATTAATAGCTTGTAAAGCTTCTTTACTAAAACCACGACGTTTTAAGCCAACAAGATTAACACCATAAGGAGTAGCATGGTTACCTTGAGCGATAAAATAAGGTGGCACATCCTGAGCAACACCAGAACAACCGCCAATCATAGCATGTGAACCGATGACACAGAATTGATGAACTGCAGTCATACCACCAATAATAACATAATCATCAATTTGTACATGACCACCTAATGTAGCATTATTGGCTAGAATACAGTGATCGCCGATTTGACAATCATGAGCAATATGAGCATTAATCATTAACAGATTATCACTGCCTATACGTGTGACATTACTGCCTTGTACAGTACCTCGATGAATTGTCACGCTTTCACGTATTCGGTTTCGATCACCTATTTCCGTACGCGTTGGTTCGCCTTGATATTTCAAATCTTGGTTATCTTCACCGATGGAAGCAAATTGATAAATTTTGTTATCCTGACCTATTTTGGTGTAGCCGTTAATCACTACATGAGACTTTAATTCCGTGCCAGCACCGATTTCAACGTTTGCACCAATATAACAAAATGGACCAATCTTAACGTTGGAACCTATAATCGCTCCATCTTCGATAATTGAACTTGGATGGATTATCGCTGATTTGTCGATTGCCATAAACTTTCCTTAAATTGGTATTATCAACTCTATTTACGTGCACACATCATTTCAGCTTCACACACTAGCTGACCATCGACAGTAGCAACACCATGAAATAATGCAATACCACGGCGTTCTTTTACATAAGTTACATCCAGAATCATTTGATCGCCGGGTATTACAGGGCGTTTAAAACGAGCTTTATCAATTGACGCGAAATAATATAGTTGTCCAGGTGTAAGTTCTTGAATACTCTTAAACGCTAAAATACCGGTTGCTTGAGCCATTGCCTCTAAAATCAAAACACCAGGGAAAACAGGTTTATTCGGGAAATGACCTTGGAAAAAAGGTTCATTAACGGATACATTTTTAATTGCGCGAAGTGTTTTACCTTTTTCATAACTTACTACGCGATCAACCATTAGGAATGGGAAGCGATGAGGTAATAGACGTATAATTTCTTCAATATCGAGAGAATTTAGTTCGGTACTCAAAATTTTCATCCTTTTTTAATTCAAAGTTATACATAATATATTATAACTTATGTTACGGGTTGGGGGAATCGTTTCAATTTAATATTTAGATTAAATGAACTAGTATGAAATGCTATTTAAGTAATTTTGCGATAAATATTATAATCAAATTAGTTAACTTATATTAAGTTTAATGGAAAATATCAATAACTATATTGTAAAATAGGTACTATCAACAAAATAATTATATATAATGAGCACGCTTAGCTTTATTATCGAAGTAAATTTACAGTTTAATCTTTGGAGAAATTTAGATGAAATCATTATTAAAAATGACATTGATTAGCGGCGCGATTGTGCTTGCGTTAACTGGGTGTGATGATAAAAAAACCGAAACAAAATCACAACCACAACCAGCTACCGAAGTCACTACAGCAGCAAATGATCAACAACAAAATTCTAATGTTGAATATGATCAGAAAGCCGAAGCTTATGCAATTGGCGTATCAATGGGTACAAATCTAAGAGAAAACCTAGAATATAACAAAATCATTCTAGATCACAATCAAATTAGTAAAGGTTTTAGTGATGCTTTAGCTAATAAATCACAATATAAAGAAGATCAAATTAAAACAATTCTTAAAGGATTGAATGAGCGCCTCGAAAAAGAAGCAGCAGAAAGTTTTGAAGCAGACAAAGCGGCTAGCATTAAAGCCGGTGATCAATTCCGTAAAGAATTTGCAGCAAAAAGTGACGTGAAAAAAACGGATTCTGGTTTATTATATCAAATTATTGATGAAGGTAAGGGACCACACCCGACTAATAATGAAACTGTAATTGTTCATTATGTTGGTACATTAGTTGATGGGCAAAAATTTGACAGTTCCTATGACCGTGGTGAAGCAGCTACTTTCCCTCTTAATAGTGTAATTAAAGGTTATAAAGAAGGTCTTCAATTAATTGGTGTCGGTGGTAAAATTAAATTAGTTATACCGCCTGAGTTAGCTTATGGTGATGAGAAAATCCCTTCATTTGATGGGAAAGCTGAGATTCCACCAGCATCAACGTTAGTATTCGAAGTTGAATTATTAGGTATTGATAATCAAAACGAATCGTCTTCTAACAACCAATAATTTAATAAAATGGATAGTCAGATTTTAAACTATACCATTATGGTTACGGGTTCTGCTTATGGGGCCCAATCATCATTTTGTGCTTACCAATTTTGTCAATCTTTATTAGCTAATACATCTCACCATATTCGATCCATTTTCTTTTATGCTGATGGAACTTTAAATGCAAATTATTTTGTCAGCCCGGCAAATGATGAATTTGATATTGTCAATGCTTGGCAGGAGTTATCGAGGGACTATGATGTGCCTTTATTTGTCTGTATTGCTGCCGCTCAACGTAGAGGCGTGATAAATGAACAGGGTAAAAATAATGTTGGTTCACAGTTCCAATGTGTTGGTCTTGGAGATCTAAGTGAATCAATTGCTAACAGTGATAGATTTATTCA
Above is a genomic segment from Frischella perrara containing:
- the tusD gene encoding sulfurtransferase complex subunit TusD — translated: MDSQILNYTIMVTGSAYGAQSSFCAYQFCQSLLANTSHHIRSIFFYADGTLNANYFVSPANDEFDIVNAWQELSRDYDVPLFVCIAAAQRRGVINEQGKNNVGSQFQCVGLGDLSESIANSDRFIQF
- the lpxB gene encoding lipid-A-disaccharide synthase is translated as MTINHPQPTLTIALVAGETSGDILGAGLIRSLKAHYPNIKFVGIAGPNMQAEGCEVWYSMEELSVMGIVEVLGKLKRILAIRKQLTQRLIALKPDVFIGIDAPDFNLSLEGKLKQNGIKTIHYVSPSVWAWKQKRVYKIKHNTNLILTFLPFEKVFYDKYSVPCQFIGHKMADDIALNPDQAKIRSQLNIPSNVNVLSLLPGSRHAEVTLLSEPFIKAVQLIKQTIPNLYVLVPLVNAKRRQEFEKIKSQIAPDLELHLLDGQAREAMIASDAAILASGTVALECMLAKCPMVVGYKMKPFTFWLAKKLVKTKYVSLPNILAGKAIVPELLQNDCTPENIAKQILPLLTGDNTVLKQTFLTLHQQIRCHADEQAAKAVLDVIGVNH
- the fkpA gene encoding FKBP-type peptidyl-prolyl cis-trans isomerase, which produces MKSLLKMTLISGAIVLALTGCDDKKTETKSQPQPATEVTTAANDQQQNSNVEYDQKAEAYAIGVSMGTNLRENLEYNKIILDHNQISKGFSDALANKSQYKEDQIKTILKGLNERLEKEAAESFEADKAASIKAGDQFRKEFAAKSDVKKTDSGLLYQIIDEGKGPHPTNNETVIVHYVGTLVDGQKFDSSYDRGEAATFPLNSVIKGYKEGLQLIGVGGKIKLVIPPELAYGDEKIPSFDGKAEIPPASTLVFEVELLGIDNQNESSSNNQ
- the fabZ gene encoding 3-hydroxyacyl-ACP dehydratase FabZ, whose amino-acid sequence is MSTELNSLDIEEIIRLLPHRFPFLMVDRVVSYEKGKTLRAIKNVSVNEPFFQGHFPNKPVFPGVLILEAMAQATGILAFKSIQELTPGQLYYFASIDKARFKRPVIPGDQMILDVTYVKERRGIALFHGVATVDGQLVCEAEMMCARK
- the lpxA gene encoding acyl-ACP--UDP-N-acetylglucosamine O-acyltransferase → MAIDKSAIIHPSSIIEDGAIIGSNVKIGPFCYIGANVEIGAGTELKSHVVINGYTKIGQDNKIYQFASIGEDNQDLKYQGEPTRTEIGDRNRIRESVTIHRGTVQGSNVTRIGSDNLLMINAHIAHDCQIGDHCILANNATLGGHVQIDDYVIIGGMTAVHQFCVIGSHAMIGGCSGVAQDVPPYFIAQGNHATPYGVNLVGLKRRGFSKEALQAINNSYKALYRNGLSFEEAKNNIDQIAQSHPEVKLFIDFFARSTRGIIR